In Miscanthus floridulus cultivar M001 chromosome 8, ASM1932011v1, whole genome shotgun sequence, the sequence TCCATGCGGGTTTAATGCCACAGAATTATTCACATAGGCACTCCACATttttaggatgcaatgcaaaatatttttattttcttttctaatgCAGAAGTAGCAAAGTAAATATGCAACATGAGTTAATTATGATAATGTGGGAAATAAATATGCTAACAAGAAAATAATTAATGCAATGGTAAAAAAAagatatggataactaccaagtTTACCTCACTGGCGAAGGTTCGGTGATTCAAGTCCTCCGAACAGGACTCTCAGCAAATTCATTCCTTAGGTGCATCATGTGACCCCAAAGGTGAAGCTCTTGATGATGGCATCTCTTGAGATGGTGATTCTGAGGATGGTGTCACCCATGTTCTTTGCTCGCCCAgtaatttgaagtgaagctttaATAGTGGAAGCTGGCAGCCTCTTGCTCAGTGTGCATGGTGCAAGTTCAAATCTTTCACTTGTAGGATCAACCCCTACATTTTGCTCAAATTGTGTCCTTCTTgcaaagacaaggtagagatcaagtgcatgggcccTGTTGGTGataaaacaccaatagaaccaaaacccTATCTATTGTTCTCTAACCTTAGTTTAAGCACATTGAACATGATCGGATTAATGTTTATGTATTTTGTTCATTTATAACATGGGTGGTAGGATCAAAAGGGTGAGGATGAATGTAGCATTTGAACACATATGACTGAAAGAGTGGAAgtgcttaacccatggaaggattgtccatctttgcaaaatgtatcaaactttatatGATCATGACAATCAACTTCCAAAGATAAAATATGCAATATTTTAACTCATTTGTTTATTACTATGAAATCAAGAGAGAGGTTCTATGAACAAGTTTAAAGAGCCAaatatgttgagttaatcaggatAGATCAAGTAAGATTGCAACTCAAACATGTTTTATTcttcatttatgtgcataccagaATCAAGAAAAAGTTTTTTTTAAGGAATGACCACTTACCTTGAGAAGTTACCTTTATCATTGGAGTGTGATGAAGGGTTGATGACTTGTGGCTGTCTTTTCCTTCTTTGAAGCTTGCCTTAATTACTTGACTGGTTGTGTATCTTGTTCATGAATAGATTCTCTATGTTGCACTTCTTCTTCACATCCTTTTGTCACACCATCTTTTTTTCAGGCCTTTTGTTCCCCTTGTTGTTTTATTCCTACAAAGCATTAgcggacaacacatacccaaaggaatatacaaAACAATATTAAGGGTAGAGTTCCCACTGAGCTAAATGTCACTTTGTATGCTATAGAAAAGTTAGTTTGAACATTTTAATTAGCTTAGCGCATTACTTCTTCTCTAtagaattaattttatttttcatCTTAAGCCTGATTTTTGTGTATGTAGGTTGTAGAAACATTCAAACTTATAGAGAGAAAGTAATTATGAGTGGAGGGATTGCAAACCAGCGTGCTAGAGTGATGGGAGCTTGAGAGGAGGAAGAGCATTGTTGGCTCATCTTCGGAGGAGTCATCGGCCTTCCTCCCCCAAGCTTGACCTTGCTGTCGCTAGACACTTAAAGTCAAGTGTAATTGTTGAAACGTCCCTCAGAGTGTGTTGTAACTCCATGTCCTTAGACATTGTTCATCCTTTGTTTTTAAATCTTCACCTGTAATTGTTAGTgaccaagaatacccgaagggAACTTGTCCTAGGAACATGTGTTGTTTTTTTAACTaagcatgagccttcatgtgctcacattttttcttttcccttttctataatggaccttcatgtgtccatattttttattttattttcttttacatAAAAATATATGTTTGGACCTTCATGTGGCACTCTCGTCTCCTTCTTTGTTCCATCATTGAAGTGGCGATTTGGAAGGTTCATGCAAAACCTTGAACAGGCATAGCGTGGATtctttcctgcaaaatgttagtggacacatacccgaaggaTTGCAACAATTTTAAAGTACGGGTTGTCATCCACAATTCATATGAATTTCATTTATGCTAACAAAGAGATGGTTTTTAATCACTTTAGCATAGATTTATTTTTTTATGTTTTGCAACAAATTCTATTTGTttgctgcattctagcatggttcaaggcaaatgTAACTTGCTACAATAGACATGGCGAATGATCTTTGATACTTACAGTTCTTCCGTCAATGATGAATGAACCGTGGCTTTTGTGCAAAGTCTTTGGAGTTCATTgtatgccttgcttcatctctgatgtgagtttatctcttgacttacccgaATTGGATTTGAGCATTTTCTGCAGGGGTTAGTCGGACAAAAATAACCAATGTCTACACAAGcaaatttttagttcaataaccaaactagactccatgtttAATTTAATTAAGGAAGactatttaacctaagcaccacgcttatattaaaagcctttggaagtacccAATTGTAGTACTTTCAAACCAAAGCATACtttagcaaacaaaggtagcatgaaagcactatagagatttactcaattAGAGATGacagagcatgatcatggtgagagaaatatatattatttttttctttttagatgcaaGTGACATGGATGCATTGCAAGGAATTAAACATGATATGGATGAGAAAGCataaatgtaacaccctaaaatttgaatgaaTTTAAATTAACTAAATTgacttattttttttatttatgtgagcatttaacataggccaaataataaatttataaaaataaaatcaacatcaaAGATAGATACATGCttgagcattcatgctggtgcatactTTTTGTTGAGTTGATTGGtttttgtttaaattcaaaaggaattcaaaatctatttgaaaaTGGATTCAAAAGcttgaaaaataaaaagaaaaaaagagaaacctTTACTTTCCTGGCTTCTGGCCCACTGGCCTATTTCCTTTCTCTCTGGCCCAGCGCACCAGCAGCGCAGGCCGCCTGGcttcctctcctcttcttcttgGGCCAAGATGGCCGGCCTAGCTCGCGGCAGCCCACTCGTGTAGCGCCGCAGCTCCCTTCCCTCGCTGACGACCAGGTCCCGCCGTTCCTCTCACTGACGAAGCTGGCCCATGTGTCAGGCGTGTCTTCCTCCCCTCTCCCGTGTCCAAGACGGACACCACCGTCATTGTCCGCGTGCGCTTCACCGCCTTGGCTTGCTCCGCACGCATGCGTCCCTATAAATGACGAGCGCGACCGCGTCTGCACGACCCGTAATCGGATCAGAGCACCAGCGCCTCGTATCCAAGCTCGTGCAGCCACTGAACCCTAGAACAGCCGCCGGTTGAATCACTGCCGTAGGCAAGTCACCGAGCTTCGTAGTGCTCTCGCGAAGCCGCCGTGCCtatccttcatcttcttcttgttcAGTTTCATCTGTTAAGCGTCGCCAGACCTTGCAGGGTGCCCCTCGCCGCTGTTACACGTCACACATTGTCCTTGGATCGTCCCGGTCTTCTTCTTCGCGCTTGGTGAGTTGCCCTCGATCTCCGCTTTCGTTTGGTACCGGTCCCGTGTTCCGAGGTGACTGGAATCGCCTAAAccaccaactccggcgagctcagtCGCCGCCGTTCATGTCGACCGCCGTCTCCCCCTTCATCTCCGGCCAGCAGCACCGCCCCTCACCCTCCCGGTCTAATCTGAGCCGTCCATCCTGGATCAAACGGACCACAGTGGCCCGTACCCCTTCGGCCGTCAATTTTGCTAAAGTGCCCCTGAGCTCTCTAGGTTTCGAACCCGCTGTCCAAAGCGTATTCCCTGGTTTACGCTTTCGTCTCTGGAAAACGTATTTTCCAATTTACAGATTCAAATTGAAGTTCCATCTAACTACAGTTTTGCCACTGCCTTTAATTGcttataacttcttcgttttaactccaaattgatccgttcaagttgcgttagattcgtctattcgagatctatctgttcatataATTTTTCATcatgtttttgaactttaaaattCGAGTTCAGatttaatctatttctttaataggaAAACTTGCTTTAACCATAACTTTCTCGTTATAGCTCCGTTGTTCGTGATCTTCGCATCTGTGTGATCATAGCAAcatgtagaatagttttataaacttttcaaaaaCTATTTGtctctgttggtgtactgttctaattaaatctatttgtttgcctcgtgtatgattgccggatgattgtatgttgttgcttggtgttgttgatcgagtatagacggtgaggttTTCGTTGGTGATCTAGAGTTCAtctacgaccagcaagaccagTAGGATCTTCAGGAgccctttgatcaaggcaagtatagcttgggaccttccttgttgtcctattcatgagatacactaaaattcatttgcatgtgtccaCTTTGATCTCCTATGTAGGAAATCCTAGAATTTGATCTTGAATACCTTGAAACCTGGatatatgcatttgggtagtgttATGCTAGCGCTAAACAATAACCAAGATCTTGATACTTGACTGATAATTGAGCTTTAAACAATttaagatgacttgttagcaatgATAGGAGGGTTTAATTCTCTCTCctcaaggacttgtttgtaagtgatcatccgggacttatagtacagctgtgagggctatatggctctggctttagttgctTGAGAGACCTTTTCTAgctggcttagaggatactgtgagttgggtataggacagcctctgtcctattgtgccttgctatggaagcggccttttattggAAGgggggggggttcctatatccgatgaccctgcggcccttcccggttagacgaacttctgagtAGCTTTATATGGTGTTTGGTGTTTGGACGTAATTAACCCATGCATTTGAacaacatgactcacagtgaaagtgtacacctctgcgcagagttaacaaactggtatactagccatgctcacagtcacgagcggccaagggattcttacacCATAAATGAGCTCTTGTTTAATTGTGCTTTACTAAGTTGTCTTTAAGCTAATTATTGTCCTAGTAtaatgatcatgtgttatgggaactatggtactaccttgttgctaataaatgctaaaacttgatcatacACTAAAAAGCTACTTGCAGTTCAACCAGTGTCAGCttattgagcctcatgaaccctagctATTCTTGTTAAGTaagacatgtacttatgccttgccTTTACATTCTTTtgcaaaatcccggatgggtaatagatcaAGATTGGTGTGAAGGCTATCGTCAAGAGTACTAGGTTTggtgtcaaccagttgacgtccctatgcTTGGAGCTTCCACAAGCGAGTTTTCTTAGTATCTACTATTTATGTGTTAAAGACTTTGTTTGATTATTGGTTcgttatgtaataaacattgtggtgatactatttataatttgtcaacttatgtgtgcgACCATTCTAGGGGTGCACATAAGGCTTTTTATGCACCGACTTTTGTTCTTAAAaatgggtgtgacagattggtatcagctCACTAttgactgtaggacgtaagcctagttagAATGGTCATTTTAGTGTTCTTTTCTTCACTTGTTTCTTGCTTTCCGTCTtgatcttgttatttgctaaacttTGATGCTCTTCTCTCGCATTCCATTACAAAATATTGCTTTTTTCTAACTAAAGtctaaattctatagatgtctcgTGCACCCAAGAGAGCTCGCATGTCCGTTGGAGGCTGCAATCCACCCCGTTACGTGTACGAGCCTATGGAGCAAGATGAAGAGCTGAGTGTGTATCAAGACAAGCAAGTGGTCTACCCTGTCGTACCACCATCACCAATGCCATCTCCTACACCCGAGGctgcaaaagaagaagaaatagaACCTATGGAGGAGATCCCTCAAGAGATCAACAATGTGAGCAGTGATGAAGAACAAGACGTCGATCAAGGTGATGGACAACCCCCATCGCCATCACAAGATGGATCATCGGGAAGTGTGCCACCCCCATCAATGGGATGGACTGAAAGAATACTCCAGGATCCAGAATGCAACGTCAACGCACACCATCATCTTGTAGCGCTCCTCACTGATCACTACGCTGATTGGAATGCTTCGGTGCACTACACATGCTCCCGGTTTACTCACCCCTTGGAGAACACTTACTGGAAGACCGTTGTGACCATCAGTGCATGGAATGAAGAGTTACAGGCTAATGAGGTGGAGATAGCACATCGACACATGGGTCGTCGTGCTACTATGGAACATAGCATTGAAGATGCAGCGTACCATGCTTGGGTGACTCTCCGTGGTAATCGCTTTGATGCTATAAGGCAAGGCCATGATCGTCATCTTCCCCGTGCCGATAAGGACTTAGAAGATGGATGGGGCATGCTAGAACCTTTGGGTTTAGATTCAACCGCACGTGGCACGGTATACTTTGCCTACGATATGGTGAAAAAGAGCCAAAATTTGGAAGATACGGTGCGCCAGCAAGGAAGAGATCTCAAGAGGTTGCAAAAGGAGAGTGATGACCTCAGGGAAAGACTTGGAGAACCAAGGATCTATGATTTGCTTCGCAGCCCGCTTCGACCATAGTTTTGGAGTCCCTTTTGTAATAAGACGCTAGAAGCGCAAGTTGAATCTAGTCGAGTCTTTAAGTGTGGTGTGAACCTTGTGTGATTAGTTGAGTTTTTATTATGCTTATGAGTgatttgcttctttgtaatgagtgctgggaTATTGTAGGCTTGTCTACAGATCCcttagttaagaatattaagttTTAAGTTAATAAATAAAAGTTTGGGTTGGTTTATctctcctcggagttgctgttttctggagcagtcAGTGGTATTCTGGTCATAACTTTTTACCTGTTCGAGCAATgtctatgaaatttttgtgggcataaatagacctctgtatctttccaaTGCCGCAAGAATCACCTCATTATCAGTTTTGGATTGAAAGTTATAACGGTTGCAAACTGAAGTTTCTGTTCTGCCAGGAACCGGAAACCAGATTCTGTTGTGGTCAGTTTGTTATTAACTTAACTTCAGAATCAGAGCACCTGgtataaacaaaagttgtagataatttcataagctttccaaccatataaagatcACCCTATTTGGAtttctggaactcgagatatTGCTGTTTTTACTGATCTGTTGACTCTAAGTCACGTCCAGAAATTCCAGATTTGCTTATCTCTTATCTATTGGTGATTTCGTGTTGAATGACAGATGTCTGGCCATGGAAGAGGTAGAGGACGTGGCAGAGgtgctccgccaccaccaccaccaaccatgACCGCAGCGGAGGTGCTAGCAATGCAGGGGCAGTTCATGCAGAGCATGATGCAGTTCTTCCAGAATCAACCCATTGGAGCACCACCACCTAGAGACAAGCGAAGGGTGTTCTTGCATGGTCAGCCTCCTGTCTTCTCTCATGCCGCTGATCCtttggaggctgatgattgggtACGCGCCGTGGAGAAGCAGCTCAACATTGCTCAATGTGATGATcaacagaaggtgttgtatgcatcTGGACAGCTACAGGGTGCAGCTTAGACTTGGTGGGAGTTGTACCAGGCTGCACGTCCCGCTAACGCTCCTGCCATCACTTGGCAAGAGTTTGTGAGAGATTTCAAGGCTCATCACATTCCAGATGGGTTGATAGCACTGAAACAAGAGGAGTTCAGATCTCTCAGGATGGGCTCTATGACTGTCAGTGAGTACCATGACAAGTTTGCCCAGTTAGCTCGTTATGCTCCTAACGAGGTGAGGGAGGATGCTGATAAGCAGCGTCTCTTTCTCAAAGGCATCTACTATGATCTCAGGCTTCAGTTGTTTGGCAACTCCTATCCCAATTTCTAGGAGTTAGTGAATCATGCTATTGTGCTTGACAATATGCGATTAGAGAGGGATAGGAAGAGGAAGGTGCAAGGACAAGgatctggaagcaacactcgttTCCATCCTAATAATCAGCAGAGGTACCAAGGACCAATTAGTCAGTGGAACCGTGGTCAGCGTTCATAGTATCAACAACAGAATTGGAACCAGCGTACTCTGCAGCATTCGGGTAATCAGGCTCTATCTcagggaacacccaacaacactccTATGAAGAGCAGTGCACCAAGTACGCCCAATAGGTGTTTTCGCTATGGTGGAGTGGGACACTATGCAAACCATTGCCCTCAGAAGCCAAATCAAAACCAACAAACCCCTTAGCGACAGAATAGCAATCAGAAGCCTACATATAACACTGGAAGAGTGAATCATGTGGCACCTGAGACTGCAATAGAAGCACCAagagttatgatgggtatgttcaACCTCAACTCTATCCCCACCAccgttctatttgattctggagcttcgcattcttttatttctcaagcatttgttagaaaccatagcatacctTTAATTGCAATGAAGAACCAAatgctagtaaattcaccgggggGATCAATACCAGCTTCATATTGTTGTCCCTCAGTAAGTCttaccttaaggggggtagactttaCAGTCTGTCCCATTGTGCTGAGAACCTttggcattgatgtgattctgggtatggattggatgaatgaACACCGGACAGTAATTCAGTGTCAAGAAAGAGTGGTAGTTCTGACAACACCAAAGGGAGATCGAATCAACATTGAGGTAGCAGTGCAACCACCACCAACCGCCATAGTGAACCAGATGAGTGATGCTAATCCtcaagatcgtgttgtggaggaatttccagatgtgtcccccgatgatttgccaggtatgccacctgaccgcgATATTGAATTTATTATTGAGTTATTACCTGgcactgcacctatagctaaacgtccatatagaatgggggttaatgaattagaagaacttaagaaacaattgaaGGAATTATCAGAAAAAGGGTTCATTCGTCCTAGTGcgtcaccttggggagcgccAGTGATTTTTGCTAACAAGAAGGATGTACCTCAGCGTATGTGTGTTGACTaccggtcactcaatgaggtaactatcaagaacaagtacctgttgccaagaattgatgatttgtttgatcagttgagaggtgcttgtgtgttttctaagattgatttccgttctggctaccatcaattgAAGATTCGTAACactgatataccaaagacaacatttactacgaggtatgggttgtatgaatacactattatgtcttttggattgaccaatgcacctgcctactttatgtatatgatgaacaaggtgttcatggagtatcTAGATAAATTtatggttgtgttcattgatgatatactgGTATTCTCTAAGACCGAGGaggaacatgctgaacatctgaagTTAGTTTTGCacaagcttagagagcataaattgtatgcaaaGCACAGTAAGTTTGAGTTCTGGTTAAAAGAGGtatcttttctgggtcatgttgtctctaatggtggtatagcagtggaccctggcaaagtgaaggatgtgctaaACTGGAAGCTGCCTActgatgtaagtgagattcgtagctttctcggattggctggttattataGAAGGTTTATAGAGGGTTTCTCCAAGCTTGCTAAACCCATGATAGCTCTACTTTAGAAGAATGCTAAGTTCGAGTGGTCTACTAAATGCCAAGCTAGTTTTGAAAAGTTAAAGAAGAGGTTGACCACTGCCCTAGTGTTGATATTGCTAGATTTGAGCAAGaagttctctatatattgtgatgcatcccgtcaaggttAGGGATGTGTTCTTATGAAAGATGGTAGAGTTGTTGCATATGCATCAagacagttgaggaagcatgaattgaattatcctactcatgatttggagttagcagctgtggttcatgcattaaagatctggagacactatctgattgggcataagagtgatatctacaccgatcacaagagcctgaAGTACATATTCACCCAAACTGATCTAAATTTGAGACAACGTCATTGGttggagttaatcaaggattatgatctagaagtacactatcatcctggtaaggcaaatgttgtggccgatgctcttagcaggaagagatATGACCATAGTTTTAAAGAGGGACCTGAGTCAGAGAAGTTATGTGAAGAGTTGCAACACTTGAATCTTGGTATAGTTGCAAATGTTATGGAGATAGAAGTGACTCCTACGTTAGAGCAAGAGATACGTAAAGGTCAGTTAGaggatgagaagttaaaagagatCACTGAGAATGTAGTGATTGGGAAAGCACCCGGATTCACTATAGATGAGAATGGTActttgtggtttgggaaaaggatcTGTGTGCCTGAAGtgaaatctattcatgatgcaattttGCGGGAGGCACATGAGTcagcttactctattcatcctaaaagtactaagatgtatctaGATCTTAAAGAcaagtactggtggtatggatTAAAGAGAGATGTGGCTGAGTACGTacctttgtgtgacacttgtcagagagtgaaagctgagcaccaGAGACCTGTAGGATTGTTGCAACCGATGAAGATCCCAGAGTGGAAGTGGGAGGAAAttggtatggacttcatagtaggatTACCCCATACCCAGAAAAGGTtatgattcgatatgggtaattgtggatcaattgactaaagttgctcactttctaCATGTTAAGACGACTTACAATGGGCCAAAATTagcagagctatacatggaaagaatagtgtgtctGCATGGGGTTccaaagaaaattgtgtctgatagaggatCATAGTTTACCTCTCACTTTTGGAAGCAAATCCACAGTTCTTTGGGTACAGAGTTGAACTTCAGTACTGCTTATCATCCTTAGACCGATGGGCAAACAGAAAAACTTAATCAGAtactagaagacatgttgagagcatgtgctttgcagtatggtactagttgggataaAAGTTTACCATATgcagaattctcctacaataatagctaccagaatAGTctgaagatggcaccgtttgaagctttgtatggtcgtaagtgtagaacaccgttgttttggaatcaaatgggagaaagtcaagtctttgggcCAGATGTGCTTAGAAACACTGAAGACCAAGTCAGAATGATTAGAGAGAACATTAGAGTGGCACAAACCTGTCAGAAGAGTTATGTAGATAATCGAAGAAGAGAATTAGTTTTTGAAgaaggagattatgtgtacttgaaggtgtcaccaatgaggagTGTAAAAAGGTtcaacatgaaaggaaagttagcaccaaggtatgttggtcctttcaaaattctaaagagacgtggagaagtggcttatcagttggaattaccTGATAGTTTATCAggagtgcatgatgtgttccatgtgtctcagcttaagaagtgtttgcgtgtaccggACGAACAAATACCACTAGAGGAACTCACTGTGAAAGatgatcttacttatgaagagttttCGGTAAAGATCTTAGAGACAGCGGAAAGGGTTACAAGGAGCATAATTATTAatatgtgtaaggttcagtggaatcatTACTCAGAAGTAGAGGCTACTTGGCAAAGAGAAGATGAGTTGAGAAAGACATACTCGTAGTTGTTTGAGTCtcaatctcgaggacgagattttcttaagggggtagaattgtaacaccctaaaatttgaatgaaTTTAAATTAGCTAAATTgacttattttttttatttatgtgagcatttaacataggccaaataataaatttataaaaataaaatcaacatcaaAGATAGATACATGCTTGAGCATTCATGTTGGTGCATACTTTTTGTTGAGTTGATTGGtttttgtttaaattcaaaaggAATTCATAATCTATTtgaaaatgcattcaaaagcttgaaaaataaaaagaaaaaagagaaacctTCACTTTCCTGGCTTCTGGCCCACTTGGCCTATTTCATTTCTCTCTGGCCCAGCGCGCCAGCAGCGCAGGCCGCCCGGcttcctctcctcttcttcttgGGCCGAGACGGCCGACCCAGCTCACGGCAGCCCGCTCACGCAGTGCCGCAGCTCCCTTCCCTCACTAACGACTGGGTCCCGCCATTCCTCTCACTGACGAAGCTGGCCCACGCGTCAGGTGTGTCTTCCTCCTCTCTCCCATGTCCAAGACGGACACCGCCGTCGTTGTCCATGTGCGCTATGCCACCTTGGCTTGCTCCGCACGCCTGCGTCCCTATAAATGGCGAGGGCGACTACGTCCGCATGACCCGCAACCGGATCAGAGCACCAGCACCTCGTATCCAAGCTCGTGCAGCCATTGAACCCTAGAATAGCCGCTGCAGAGCTTGATTCGCCGCACCGTCGGTCGAATCACTGCCGTAGGCAAGTGACCGAGCTTCGGAGTGCTCTTGCGAAGCCGCCGTGCCTATCCTTCATATTCTTCTTGTTCAATTTCATCTATTAAGCGTTGCCAGACCTTGTAGGGTGCCCCTCGCCGCCGTTCCGTGTCGCACGTCGTCCTTGGATCGTCTCGGTCTTCTTCTTCGCGCTTGGTGAGTTGCCCTCGATCTCCGCTTTCGTTTGGTACCAGTCTCATGTTCCGAGGTGACCGAAATTGCCTAAAccaccaactccggcgagctcggtcGCTGCCATTCATGTCGGCCGTCGTCTCCCCTTCTTCTCCGGCCGGCAGCGCCGCCCCTCACCCTCTCGGTCTAATCTGAGCCGTCCATCCTGGATCAAACGGACTACAGTGGCCCGTACCCCTTCGTCCGtcaattttgctaaagagcccctgagcTCTCTGGGTTTTGAACCCGTAGTCCAAAGCGTATTCCCTGGTTTACGCTTTCGTCTCTGGAAAACATATTTTCCAATTTACAGATTCAAATTGAAGTTCCatctaattacagttttgccactgccTTTAATTGcttataacttcttcgttttaactccaaattgatccgttcaagttgcgttagattcatctatttgagatctatctgttcatataatttgccatcatgtttttgaactttaaaattcgagtttagatttaatctatttctttaataggaAAACTTGCTTTAACCATAACTTTCTCGTTATAGCTCCGTTGTTcgtgatcttcgtgtct encodes:
- the LOC136469936 gene encoding uncharacterized protein, with the translated sequence MSDANPQDRVVEEFPDVSPDDLPGMPPDRDIEFIIELLPGTAPIAKRPYRMGVNELEELKKQLKELSEKGFIRPSASPWGAPVIFANKKDVPQRMCVDYRSLNEVTIKNKYLLPRIDDLFDQLRGACVFSKIDFRSGYHQLKIRNTDIPKTTFTTRYGLYEYTIMSFGLTNAPAYFMYMMNKVFMEYLDKFMVVFIDDILVFSKTEEEHAEHLKLVLHKLREHKLYAKHSKFEFWLKEVSFLGHVVSNGGIAVDPGKVKDVLNWKLPTDGCVLMKDGRVVAYASRQLRKHELNYPTHDLELAAVVHALKIWRHYLIGHKSDIYTDHKSLKYIFTQTDLNLRQRHWLELIKDYDLEVHYHPGKANVVADALSRKRYDHSFKEGPESEKLCEELQHLNLGIVANVMEIEVTPTLEQEIRKGQLEDEKLKEITENVVIGKAPGFTIDENGTLWFGKRICVPEVKSIHDAILREAHESAYSIHPKSTKMYLDLKDKYWWYGLKRDVAEYVPLCDTCQRVKAEHQRPVGLLQPMKIPEWKWEEIGVTNEECKKVQHERKVSTKLKKCLRVPDEQIPLEELTVKDDLTYEEFSMSGRGRGRGRGRGAPPPPQSPMTVAEVLAMQGQFMQSMMQFFQNQPIGAPPPAPPPRDKRREFLHGHPPVFSHAADPLEADDWLQGAAQTWWESYQAARPANAPAITWQEFVRDFKAHHIPDGLIALKQEEFRSLRMGSMTISEYHDKFAQLARYAPNEVWEDADKQRLFLKGIYYDLRLQLSGNSYPNFQELVNRAIVLDNMQLERDRKRKVQGQRYGSNTRFRPNNQQRLTNAPAYFMYMMNKVFMEYLDKFAVVFIDDILVFSKTEEEHAEHLKLVLQKLREHKLYAKRIANVMEIEVTPTLEQEIHKGQLEDEKLKEIAENVVIGKAPGFTIDENGTLWFGKMICVPELKSIRDAILWEAHESAYSIHPESTKMYLDLKEKYWWYGLKRDVAEYVALCDTYQRYGTSWDKSLPYAEFSYNNSYQNSLKMAPFEALYGRVTNEECKKVQHERKVSTKLKKCLRVLEEQIPLEELIVKDDLTYEEFPVQILETSKRVTRSRIIKMCKVQWNRYSEAEATWEREDELRKTYSQLFE